One Cyanobacteria bacterium GSL.Bin1 DNA segment encodes these proteins:
- the gmd gene encoding GDP-mannose 4,6-dehydratase, translating into MSEKKIALITGITGQDGSYLSELLLEKGYEVHGIIRRTSTFNTDRIDHIYVDPHQENARLFLHYGDLTDGTTLRRLLEAVQPMEIYNLGAQSHVRVSFDSPEYTVDTAAMGTLRLLEAIRDYQYRTGIQVRFYQAGSSEMFGKVQEIPQKETTPFYPRSPYACAKVYAHWQTVNYRESYDLFACNGILFNHESPRRGETFVTRKITRAIARILAGQQKYLYMGNLDAKRDWGYAKDYVKAMWLMLQQDQPDDYVVATGETHSVREFLELAFGYVNLNWEDYVRFDQRYLRPAEVELLIGDPAKTKEKLGWEPSVNFEELVLLMVDADLTALGLPLPETKNHKRIQDTAYIRQNMGSMSY; encoded by the coding sequence ATGAGTGAAAAAAAAATTGCCTTGATTACTGGAATTACCGGTCAAGATGGCTCTTACTTAAGTGAACTGTTACTGGAGAAAGGTTATGAAGTGCACGGCATTATCCGTCGCACTTCTACGTTTAATACGGACCGGATTGATCATATTTATGTGGATCCACACCAAGAAAACGCACGGTTATTCTTGCATTATGGGGATTTGACTGATGGTACAACCTTACGTCGCCTCTTAGAAGCAGTGCAACCGATGGAAATTTATAATCTCGGGGCGCAATCTCATGTACGAGTGAGTTTTGATTCTCCAGAATATACGGTAGATACGGCAGCAATGGGAACCTTGCGATTATTAGAAGCAATCCGTGACTATCAGTATCGGACCGGCATTCAAGTGAGATTTTATCAAGCGGGTTCTTCAGAAATGTTTGGGAAGGTTCAAGAAATTCCCCAGAAGGAAACAACGCCCTTTTATCCGCGTAGTCCTTATGCTTGCGCCAAGGTTTATGCCCATTGGCAAACCGTCAATTATCGAGAATCTTATGATTTATTTGCCTGTAATGGTATTTTATTCAACCATGAATCCCCTCGACGCGGTGAAACCTTTGTCACACGGAAAATTACGCGCGCGATCGCGCGGATTTTAGCTGGACAACAAAAATACCTCTACATGGGAAATTTGGATGCCAAACGGGACTGGGGTTACGCAAAAGACTACGTTAAAGCCATGTGGTTAATGTTACAGCAAGACCAACCGGATGATTATGTAGTGGCAACCGGCGAAACTCATTCTGTGCGGGAATTCTTAGAACTGGCTTTTGGCTATGTCAATCTCAACTGGGAGGATTATGTACGCTTTGACCAACGGTATTTGCGCCCTGCCGAAGTTGAGTTGCTCATTGGCGATCCGGCAAAAACCAAAGAAAAACTAGGGTGGGAGCCATCCGTTAATTTTGAAGAATTAGTCCTATTAATGGTCGATGCTGATTTAACCGCTTTAGGTCTTCCGCTTCCAGAAACGAAAAACCATAAACGGATTCAAGATACGGCTTATATTCGCCAAAATATGGGTTCAATGTCCTATTAG
- a CDS encoding sugar transferase — MTAQSQLISVKVLRGAIKRSVDPFFGKKRYKTIALAAKDGEIFKRLFDILFSSAVLLLCSPLYLLLAILIKLSSPGPVFYIQERIGKNYRAFRCIKFRTMVNNADVMMDRLMLEYPELRKEYEETFKLKDDPRVTPVGKFLRYTSLDELPQFWNVLTGDMSVVGPRPLVPEELYKYGRHIDKILTIPPGITGLWQVSGRNDIPYERRVNMDVYYVNFRNWLLDFWVIIKTIGVILFPQDNGGY, encoded by the coding sequence ATGACTGCTCAAAGCCAACTTATCTCCGTTAAGGTGTTACGAGGCGCAATTAAACGTAGCGTTGACCCATTTTTCGGTAAGAAAAGATACAAAACAATTGCCCTCGCTGCTAAAGATGGAGAAATATTCAAACGATTATTCGATATTTTGTTTTCATCAGCGGTATTATTGCTCTGTTCTCCGCTTTATTTGCTATTGGCAATTTTGATTAAACTGAGTTCACCCGGACCGGTGTTTTATATTCAAGAGCGGATTGGTAAAAATTATCGCGCCTTCCGTTGCATTAAATTTAGAACCATGGTTAATAACGCGGATGTAATGATGGACCGCTTAATGCTGGAGTATCCAGAATTACGAAAGGAATACGAAGAGACATTTAAACTCAAAGACGATCCGCGAGTAACCCCAGTGGGAAAATTTTTACGGTATACCAGTCTGGATGAACTTCCTCAATTTTGGAATGTTCTGACCGGGGATATGAGTGTCGTTGGGCCTCGTCCTTTAGTTCCCGAAGAACTTTATAAGTATGGTCGTCATATTGATAAAATTTTGACGATTCCCCCTGGAATTACTGGATTATGGCAAGTTTCAGGACGCAACGACATTCCCTATGAAAGGCGCGTCAATATGGATGTGTATTATGTCAATTTTCGGAACTGGTTACTAGATTTCTGGGTCATTATTAAGACAATTGGAGTCATCCTCTTTCCTCAAGATAACGGTGGTTATTAA